In one window of Romboutsia hominis DNA:
- a CDS encoding DHH family phosphoesterase, with amino-acid sequence MRNKPALKINMPENNIYILIIGVASTALLLYDFYVGCLFFLIFLYIVFHNWKTTNIRRKEWNNYIQNLSLDIDETTKKAIMNLPIPLCILEFDGKISWYNNKFHQMTETQDLLGENIDDIVKNLDLRKVLNENKEMYTDVKYKDRDYTVVYNVVKNDQEKNAKYLMMLYWLDKTDYLNLQQKHEDEKNSMMLIQVDGYDDVLKSASEDKRPMINVEIERILSNLENASKSALKRTSKDKFFLVMNKKELKKLESEKFSVLDKIREIDYGNTLPVTISMGIGVDGDSINENLKLASGALDLALGRGGDQAVIKTKDKSVFYGGKSKAVEKTTKVKSRLIGHALREIILESDHVYIMGHKYPDMDALGSAVGIYDICKSCGKNANIVLDSTNESIDIFVDRIESSDYYDGIFIDSEEAIRSCTRNTLVVVVDTHRPNFTECNELLGISDKIVVIDHHRRGVEFINDTVLLFHEIYVSSTCEMVTELVQYMEDNVKINKLTAEGLLAGITLDTKNFAFKTGVRTFEAASYLKKVGADTVEVKKLFNSDISDFITKAEIIQSAKIVYGKICLAYTERVADNINIVIAQAADELLNIKEVEASFVLGKKDDKIFISARSLGETNVHVLMEKLGGGGHKDIAGAQLEGVSLKTAYSMVQDIIDECIKEEK; translated from the coding sequence ATGAGGAACAAACCAGCCTTGAAAATTAATATGCCAGAAAATAATATATACATATTAATTATAGGTGTAGCAAGTACAGCACTACTTTTATATGATTTTTATGTAGGTTGCTTATTTTTCCTTATTTTCTTATATATAGTTTTCCACAACTGGAAAACTACTAATATTAGAAGGAAGGAATGGAATAATTACATTCAAAATCTATCTTTAGATATAGATGAAACAACAAAAAAAGCAATAATGAATTTACCTATTCCACTTTGTATATTAGAATTTGATGGAAAAATATCTTGGTACAATAATAAATTCCATCAGATGACGGAAACACAAGATTTATTAGGTGAAAACATTGATGATATAGTAAAGAATCTAGATCTTAGAAAAGTTTTAAATGAAAATAAAGAAATGTACACAGATGTAAAGTATAAAGACAGAGATTATACTGTAGTATACAATGTTGTAAAAAATGATCAAGAAAAAAATGCAAAATATCTAATGATGTTATATTGGTTAGATAAGACAGATTATCTAAATTTACAACAAAAGCATGAAGATGAGAAAAATTCTATGATGTTGATTCAGGTTGATGGATATGATGACGTATTAAAAAGTGCATCAGAGGATAAAAGACCAATGATAAACGTTGAAATAGAAAGAATTCTTTCTAATTTAGAAAATGCATCTAAGTCAGCATTAAAAAGAACATCAAAAGATAAATTTTTCTTAGTTATGAACAAAAAAGAACTTAAAAAATTAGAAAGTGAAAAGTTTTCTGTACTAGATAAAATAAGAGAAATAGACTATGGAAATACATTACCTGTTACTATAAGTATGGGGATAGGTGTAGATGGAGATTCCATAAATGAAAATCTAAAATTGGCGTCTGGAGCTCTTGATTTAGCTTTAGGTAGAGGTGGAGATCAAGCTGTTATAAAAACTAAAGATAAGTCAGTATTCTACGGTGGAAAATCTAAAGCAGTAGAAAAAACTACAAAAGTAAAATCAAGATTAATAGGTCATGCACTAAGAGAAATTATATTAGAAAGTGATCATGTATATATAATGGGACACAAATATCCTGATATGGATGCTCTGGGTTCGGCAGTTGGAATATATGATATATGTAAATCTTGCGGTAAAAATGCTAATATAGTGCTAGATAGTACAAATGAATCAATAGATATATTTGTAGATAGAATAGAATCTTCAGATTATTATGATGGAATATTTATAGATAGCGAAGAAGCTATAAGAAGTTGCACGAGAAATACACTTGTGGTAGTTGTTGATACCCATAGACCTAATTTTACAGAATGTAATGAACTATTAGGTATATCTGACAAAATTGTAGTGATAGACCACCACAGAAGAGGCGTTGAATTTATAAATGATACAGTACTTTTATTCCATGAAATATACGTATCATCTACGTGTGAGATGGTAACTGAGCTAGTCCAATACATGGAAGATAATGTAAAGATAAATAAATTAACTGCAGAAGGTTTATTAGCTGGTATAACTCTAGATACTAAAAACTTCGCCTTCAAAACAGGGGTAAGAACATTTGAAGCTGCATCGTATCTTAAAAAAGTAGGTGCAGATACTGTAGAAGTCAAAAAGCTATTTAACTCAGACATAAGTGATTTTATAACTAAGGCTGAAATCATACAAAGTGCTAAGATAGTTTATGGAAAAATCTGTTTAGCTTATACAGAAAGAGTAGCAGATAACATAAATATAGTAATAGCACAAGCAGCAGATGAATTATTAAATATAAAGGAAGTTGAAGCATCATTTGTTCTAGGTAAAAAAGATGATAAAATATTCATAAGTGCTAGATCATTAGGAGAAACCAATGTACATGTTCTTATGGAAAAACTAGGCGGAGGAGGCCACAAAGATATAGCAGGTGCTCAATTAGAAGGTGTTTCATTAAAAACTGCATATTCAATGGTACAAGATATAATTGACGAATGCATAAAGGAGGAGAAATAG
- the rplI gene encoding 50S ribosomal protein L9, producing the protein MKVILLKDVKGTGKKGEVKEVSDGYARNFLLKKKLAVVADNTAVKELGEKKKSEEIKAQKEYEAAVELGKKMEELNVVIYTKAGDGGRLFGSITSKDIAEQIKKQHSIEVDKRKIHLDEPIRALGSRFVEIKIHQKVTTKMRVDVKEKQ; encoded by the coding sequence ATGAAAGTTATTTTATTAAAAGACGTTAAAGGAACTGGTAAAAAAGGTGAAGTAAAAGAAGTAAGTGATGGATACGCAAGAAACTTTTTACTTAAAAAGAAATTAGCAGTTGTAGCAGATAATACAGCAGTAAAAGAATTAGGTGAAAAGAAGAAATCTGAAGAGATAAAAGCTCAAAAAGAGTACGAAGCAGCAGTAGAATTAGGAAAGAAAATGGAAGAATTAAACGTTGTTATATATACTAAAGCTGGTGATGGTGGAAGATTATTTGGATCAATAACATCTAAAGATATAGCAGAACAAATAAAAAAACAACACTCTATAGAAGTAGATAAGAGAAAAATACACTTAGATGAACCAATAAGAGCTTTAGGTTCAAGATTCGTTGAGATAAAGATACATCAAAAAGTAACTACTAAGATGAGAGTAGATGTAAAAGAGAAACAATAG
- a CDS encoding adenylosuccinate synthase, whose amino-acid sequence MKTVAIVGSQWGDEGKGKVIDYLATQADVVVRGQGGNNAGHTLVVDGKKFALRLIPSGVLNPNTINVIGNGIVFDPKGFLEEIETLNKENIDTSNIKVSDRAHVVLPYHKELDALAEEARGDNKIGTTKKGIGPCYMDKTERSGIRICDLMDKDIFAKKLKAQIDAKNKLVQGVYGKEAMFDFETIYNEYLGYAEQIRKNVADTSVVVYDAIKAGKKVLFEGAQGTLLDLDLGTYPYVTSSHPTSGGFSIGAGIGPNMIKDVVGIVKAYTTRVGEGPFVTELDNEIGERIRIQGHEFGTVTGRSRRCGWFDAVIVKYAARVNGLTSISFMLLDVLSGFEKINICTGYKMGDKIITDFPASLEDLAKCEPVYEELDGWNEDLTTIERYEDLPENAKKYIDRIEEIVGVNIDMVSVGPNRAQTIIRRNIFA is encoded by the coding sequence ATGAAAACAGTAGCGATTGTAGGATCTCAATGGGGAGACGAAGGAAAAGGTAAAGTTATAGATTACCTTGCTACACAAGCAGATGTAGTAGTAAGAGGACAAGGTGGAAATAATGCCGGACATACATTAGTTGTAGATGGCAAAAAATTCGCTTTACGTCTAATACCATCTGGAGTATTAAATCCTAACACTATAAATGTAATAGGAAATGGTATAGTGTTTGATCCAAAAGGATTTTTAGAAGAGATAGAGACTTTAAATAAAGAAAATATAGATACTAGCAACATAAAAGTAAGTGATAGAGCCCATGTTGTATTACCATATCACAAGGAATTAGATGCACTAGCAGAAGAAGCTAGAGGAGATAACAAAATAGGGACTACAAAAAAAGGAATAGGACCTTGTTACATGGATAAAACTGAGAGATCAGGAATAAGAATATGTGACTTAATGGATAAAGACATATTTGCTAAGAAATTAAAAGCACAAATAGATGCTAAGAATAAATTAGTTCAAGGTGTATACGGAAAAGAAGCAATGTTTGACTTTGAAACTATATACAATGAGTATTTAGGATATGCAGAGCAAATAAGAAAAAATGTTGCAGATACTTCAGTTGTAGTATATGATGCTATAAAAGCTGGTAAAAAAGTATTATTCGAAGGTGCACAAGGAACATTATTAGACTTAGACTTAGGTACGTACCCATACGTTACATCTTCTCATCCAACATCAGGAGGATTCTCTATAGGAGCAGGTATTGGACCAAACATGATAAAAGATGTTGTAGGTATAGTAAAAGCATATACTACAAGAGTTGGAGAAGGACCATTTGTTACTGAATTAGATAATGAAATAGGAGAAAGAATAAGAATCCAAGGTCATGAGTTTGGTACAGTAACAGGAAGATCTAGAAGATGTGGATGGTTTGATGCTGTAATAGTTAAATATGCTGCAAGAGTAAACGGATTAACTAGTATATCATTCATGTTATTAGATGTTTTAAGTGGATTCGAAAAAATAAATATATGTACAGGATACAAAATGGGAGACAAGATAATAACAGATTTCCCAGCATCATTAGAAGATTTAGCTAAGTGCGAACCTGTATATGAAGAATTAGATGGATGGAATGAAGATTTAACAACTATAGAAAGATACGAAGATCTTCCAGAAAATGCTAAGAAATATATAGATAGAATAGAAGAAATAGTTGGAGTTAACATAGATATGGTTTCAGTAGGACCAAACAGAGCTCAAACTATAATAAGAAGAAATATATTTGCTTAA
- the dnaB gene encoding replicative DNA helicase — MEDMTRIPPHSVESEQSILGSILLDKDAMITVSETIKPNDFYKEAHKIIYECMIKLSNKGEPIDLITLTEELKKEGHLDDVGGISYITSLSTIVPTTSNVKYYADIVKEKSVLRQLIKASNEIISLGYEGSSKIEDVLEKAEKQIFDISQEKASDDFKSINSVLMDTYDMIEHLYTSKSEITGITTGFKDLNKKINGLQRTDLILIAARPAMGKTAFSLNLVQNAALKGDASVAVFSLEMSKEQLVQRMLSSQSSVELKKLKTGKLGENDWPRIIDSMAVLSNAKIYIDDTPGIKISELRSKCRKLKIEQGLDLILIDYLQLMEGEGNNESRQQEISKISRSLKIIAKELNCPVVALSQLSRAPEQRADHRPMLSDLRESGAIEQDADIVMFLYRDEYYHPDSEKKNIGEVIIAKNRHGETGAVELVWLGEVQKFADKSRDM; from the coding sequence ATGGAGGATATGACTAGAATTCCTCCACATAGTGTGGAATCAGAACAGTCTATATTAGGGTCTATATTACTTGATAAAGATGCAATGATAACGGTGAGTGAAACTATAAAGCCAAATGACTTTTACAAAGAAGCTCACAAAATCATATATGAGTGCATGATAAAGTTAAGTAATAAAGGTGAACCAATAGACTTAATAACCCTAACAGAAGAACTTAAAAAAGAAGGACATTTAGATGATGTAGGAGGCATAAGTTATATAACGAGTTTATCAACGATTGTCCCTACAACATCTAATGTAAAGTATTATGCAGATATAGTGAAGGAAAAATCAGTTTTAAGACAACTTATAAAAGCATCTAATGAAATTATAAGCTTAGGATATGAAGGTTCCTCGAAAATAGAAGATGTCTTAGAAAAAGCAGAAAAACAGATATTTGATATATCTCAAGAAAAAGCTAGTGATGATTTTAAATCTATAAATAGCGTACTAATGGATACTTATGATATGATTGAACATCTGTACACATCAAAGAGTGAAATAACAGGAATAACAACTGGTTTTAAAGACTTAAACAAAAAGATAAATGGACTACAGAGAACAGATTTAATACTAATAGCAGCTCGTCCAGCTATGGGGAAAACTGCATTTTCATTAAATCTTGTTCAAAATGCAGCACTAAAAGGTGATGCATCTGTAGCTGTATTTAGTTTAGAGATGTCTAAAGAACAGTTAGTTCAACGTATGTTATCATCACAATCTAGTGTAGAGCTTAAAAAATTAAAAACAGGAAAGCTAGGAGAAAATGACTGGCCTAGAATAATAGATTCTATGGCAGTTTTATCTAATGCTAAGATATATATAGATGATACTCCAGGTATAAAAATATCTGAGTTAAGATCAAAATGTAGAAAACTTAAAATAGAGCAGGGATTAGATTTAATACTTATAGATTATCTTCAACTTATGGAAGGTGAAGGTAATAATGAAAGTAGACAACAAGAAATATCAAAAATATCAAGATCTTTAAAAATAATCGCAAAAGAACTTAATTGTCCGGTAGTAGCATTATCTCAGCTATCTCGTGCACCAGAACAAAGAGCAGATCATAGACCTATGCTATCAGATTTAAGAGAATCTGGAGCAATAGAGCAGGATGCAGATATAGTAATGTTTTTATATAGAGATGAATATTATCATCCAGATTCAGAAAAAAAGAACATAGGAGAGGTAATAATAGCTAAAAATAGACACGGTGAAACTGGTGCAGTAGAGCTAGTTTGGCTTGGTGAAGTTCAAAAATTTGCGGATAAATCTAGGGATATGTAA
- a CDS encoding DnaD domain protein, giving the protein MFFKEPNEVDLGDTSIPNIFIDIFMPMADGLYVKVYLLGYKNACDPSSNPKFNNNSIAKDLNIPLSDVLSAWKFWESKNIIKMHKNEGLDEFDYSVEFLDLKKQYIENTTVNTKSIKSNTDSIVSVAENPSIRKMFNSINQIVGRHLDPGEKISILDIMNKYNMNPDMIVYAYENVKERTGSSKPVKYIESIIRNWYDSNLYTPDDVKVSFNARSERYTIYKTIFNELGFFRQPSRSEKETMDIWLDQFNMDIELILEACSKSKNISNPSITYIDGVIKSWNNKSIKNLQDLKIQEESRKLKENVGKFSSNKTSENYKKTKFHNFNETFTQYSPEELDRIIEKSQKEKFR; this is encoded by the coding sequence ATGTTTTTTAAAGAACCTAATGAGGTTGACTTAGGTGATACATCCATTCCAAATATCTTTATAGATATATTTATGCCTATGGCGGACGGGTTATACGTTAAAGTTTATCTCCTTGGATATAAAAATGCTTGTGACCCAAGTTCTAATCCTAAGTTTAACAATAATTCTATTGCAAAAGACTTAAATATCCCTCTTTCAGATGTGTTATCAGCATGGAAGTTTTGGGAAAGCAAAAATATAATTAAAATGCACAAAAACGAAGGCCTTGATGAATTTGATTATTCTGTTGAGTTTTTAGATTTAAAGAAACAGTATATAGAAAATACCACTGTTAATACTAAATCTATTAAATCAAATACAGACTCTATCGTTTCTGTTGCTGAAAACCCAAGCATTAGAAAGATGTTTAACTCTATAAATCAAATTGTAGGCAGACATCTTGACCCAGGTGAAAAAATTAGTATTTTAGATATAATGAATAAATACAATATGAATCCAGATATGATTGTTTATGCTTATGAGAATGTAAAAGAAAGAACTGGTTCTTCCAAGCCTGTTAAATATATTGAGAGTATAATTAGAAACTGGTATGATAGCAACTTATATACTCCTGATGATGTTAAGGTTAGTTTTAATGCTAGAAGTGAAAGATATACGATATACAAAACTATATTTAATGAATTAGGATTCTTTAGACAGCCTTCTAGGTCTGAAAAAGAAACTATGGATATATGGTTAGATCAATTTAATATGGATATTGAATTAATTCTTGAAGCTTGTTCTAAGTCCAAAAATATTTCTAATCCTTCTATAACATACATTGATGGTGTTATTAAAAGTTGGAATAATAAAAGCATAAAAAATCTTCAAGATTTAAAGATACAAGAAGAATCAAGAAAATTAAAAGAAAATGTTGGTAAATTTTCCTCTAATAAGACTTCCGAAAATTATAAAAAGACTAAGTTCCATAACTTTAATGAGACATTCACTCAGTATAGTCCAGAGGAATTAGATAGAATTATCGAAAAAAGTCAGAAGGAAAAATTTAGGTAG
- a CDS encoding ATP-binding protein, producing MNESKIREILLKYEQKRDADELDLENRKKELYTRIPEIQHIEDEISKIGLKLAKAVLLDPNSREKIVKESKEQMDTLKARKSLLLKTHGIPENYLEMKYDCNYCKDTGFTPNGEKCSCFKQEIINEAYKMSNLDRVLSKENFANFNFDIFSPVRPEGAGISPRENMLDIFSICEKFVLDFDKDNGENLLFYGSTGLGKTYMSNCIAKDLLDRGYVVIYQTSFKILEIIEDYKFRRDPNNKMANENYKNLFDCDLLIIDDLGTELNNSFTSGEIFNIVNTRLVSGKKIIISTNLSPNQIGKTYTQRTLSRILDKFRLIKFVGNDLRWERYK from the coding sequence ATGAACGAAAGTAAAATAAGAGAGATCCTGCTAAAGTACGAGCAAAAAAGAGATGCAGATGAACTTGACTTAGAAAACAGAAAAAAAGAACTTTATACTCGAATACCAGAAATTCAGCATATAGAAGATGAGATTAGTAAAATTGGACTTAAACTAGCTAAGGCTGTTTTACTTGATCCTAATTCAAGAGAAAAAATAGTAAAGGAATCTAAAGAACAAATGGATACTCTAAAAGCTAGAAAATCTCTTCTTCTAAAAACTCATGGTATACCTGAAAATTATTTAGAGATGAAGTATGATTGTAATTACTGTAAAGATACTGGTTTTACACCAAATGGTGAAAAATGTAGTTGTTTTAAGCAGGAAATAATCAATGAAGCTTACAAAATGTCTAATTTAGATAGAGTTTTAAGTAAAGAGAATTTTGCCAATTTCAATTTTGATATATTTTCACCTGTAAGACCTGAAGGTGCTGGTATATCACCTAGAGAAAACATGCTTGATATATTCTCTATTTGTGAAAAATTCGTATTAGATTTCGATAAAGATAATGGTGAAAATTTACTTTTCTATGGTTCTACTGGATTGGGAAAAACTTATATGTCTAACTGTATTGCCAAAGATTTATTAGATAGAGGATATGTAGTTATATATCAAACATCTTTTAAAATCCTAGAAATTATTGAAGACTATAAGTTTAGAAGAGATCCTAATAATAAAATGGCTAATGAAAATTATAAAAATCTATTCGATTGTGATTTATTGATAATAGATGATCTTGGAACTGAACTAAATAATTCATTTACAAGTGGTGAAATTTTTAATATAGTTAATACTCGATTAGTATCTGGTAAAAAGATAATAATCTCTACAAACTTATCACCTAATCAAATAGGAAAAACTTATACTCAAAGAACTTTATCTAGAATATTAGATAAGTTTAGGCTTATAAAGTTTGTTGGTAATGATTTAAGATGGGAAAGATATAAATAG
- a CDS encoding M1 family metallopeptidase, which translates to MIINFTKRVRKLLSVGIIALVLVASGGVYFYNDKKGIPSANLANEKEINRYTIDVVFDDESKRLMCNQNIEYVNNTKSTLDKLYFHIYPNAFSKSEFAPFEKSEMKQAYPNGFNEGYIDLKNILNNGKKMAYKVSGDKNDILEVELKNSIKPGNKVSIDMKYNVKIPNSQGRFGYGENTVNVANWFPIASVNDANGWNLNSYETVGDPFYSDTSDFYLKILLPKKYKMGCTGKVVKETSDSDKTLYEVEARQVRDFAFILSDKFHVDSDKYNEVNINTYNLNEELSKDATYIAKSSMEIFSELFGKYPYDTYSVIASDFFIGGMEYPTLIMIDQSLYNKRDKFLLEYVIAHETAHQWWYSVVGNNEISEPWLDEALTEYSTILYFEKKYGDKLAKKLIDNMELQAKSYRSEDIFKPVTGYSNSIEYSLNVYTKGALAFHEVRKEVGDKVFFDTLKEYYSTYMHKNVSSAEFVKLWNDKGVDIDKIIKEYK; encoded by the coding sequence TTGATAATAAACTTTACTAAAAGAGTAAGAAAGCTATTATCAGTAGGAATAATAGCATTAGTTTTAGTAGCCAGTGGAGGAGTATATTTTTACAATGATAAAAAAGGAATACCTTCAGCTAACCTAGCAAATGAAAAAGAGATTAATAGATATACAATAGATGTAGTCTTCGATGATGAAAGTAAACGTTTAATGTGTAACCAAAATATAGAGTATGTAAATAATACAAAAAGCACTTTAGACAAATTATATTTTCATATATATCCAAATGCCTTTTCAAAGAGTGAATTTGCACCTTTTGAAAAATCTGAAATGAAACAAGCATATCCAAATGGATTTAATGAAGGATATATAGATTTAAAAAACATACTAAATAATGGAAAAAAAATGGCCTATAAGGTAAGTGGTGATAAGAATGATATACTAGAGGTTGAATTAAAAAATTCAATTAAGCCAGGAAATAAAGTATCTATAGATATGAAATACAATGTTAAAATACCTAATTCACAAGGTAGATTTGGGTATGGAGAAAACACAGTAAATGTAGCCAATTGGTTTCCAATAGCTAGTGTCAATGATGCCAACGGATGGAATTTAAATAGTTATGAAACAGTAGGTGATCCATTTTATAGTGATACAAGCGACTTCTATTTAAAGATACTTTTGCCTAAAAAGTATAAAATGGGATGCACAGGGAAGGTAGTAAAGGAGACATCTGATAGTGATAAGACTCTTTATGAAGTAGAAGCAAGACAAGTTAGAGATTTCGCTTTTATTTTAAGTGATAAGTTTCACGTTGATAGTGATAAATATAATGAAGTGAATATTAATACATATAATTTAAATGAAGAATTATCTAAGGATGCTACATATATCGCAAAGAGCTCTATGGAGATATTTAGTGAATTATTTGGGAAATATCCATATGATACATACTCTGTAATAGCAAGCGACTTTTTTATAGGAGGGATGGAATACCCAACTTTAATAATGATAGATCAAAGCTTGTATAATAAGAGAGATAAGTTTTTATTAGAATATGTAATTGCACACGAGACAGCGCACCAATGGTGGTATTCAGTGGTTGGAAATAATGAAATAAGTGAACCTTGGCTAGATGAAGCACTAACAGAGTATTCCACAATATTATACTTTGAAAAAAAATATGGAGATAAACTAGCTAAAAAATTAATAGATAATATGGAGTTACAGGCCAAAAGCTATCGTAGTGAAGATATATTTAAACCAGTAACAGGGTATTCAAACTCAATTGAATATAGTTTAAATGTGTATACTAAAGGGGCTTTAGCTTTCCATGAAGTAAGAAAAGAAGTGGGAGATAAGGTATTTTTTGATACTTTAAAGGAATATTACTCTACATATATGCACAAAAATGTAAGTAGTGCAGAGTTTGTAAAGTTATGGAATGATAAAGGTGTAGATATAGATAAAATTATAAAAGAATACAAGTAA
- a CDS encoding MFS transporter, with the protein MNRSEFFMSEALKKKSTSIAMLVFLLGIFMGAMDSGIVSPARNVIASGLGISESASVWMITIYTLAYAVSMPITGKLADTYGRKKVYMICVTLFATGSLLCGISDIVGSYGFLLTSRVIEAIGGGGIMPIATAYIGSSFPEEKRGSALGLVGGIYGIATVLGPTLGSFILSVAGDGKWGYLFLINVPISIIIIGAALKLEENKKDSDIKKMDIWGSLILSILIASLMYALTNLKFYDFGNSIKTLDVWPYLLISIIMVPIFIYIEKRAEDPVLNLSFFTNKQIALTLFISLIVGCGLMSTVFLPQFAENVLKLKRGSGGYIVTLFAVFTGISAPLGGKFIDKFGVKRLLLLGFLANIFGVLYQAVITANHPNFTNLTIGLVFMGIGMGFTMGTPVNYLMMSLVKPEEISMGQSTVSLLRSIGVAISPNLLINFVSDAGRNVPGAIEKVMPHIQGITGGALGSSTASADMMNKLQNADVTNIFETVKSFMMSMLNGIQHTMSVNPNMDFAALKSNYLTSLDKAKPAIENAYQYTMNQGYAHLFIGVAVISLLGLIASLFIKSKKKSK; encoded by the coding sequence ATGAATAGGAGTGAGTTTTTCATGAGTGAAGCATTAAAAAAGAAGAGTACAAGCATCGCTATGTTAGTATTTTTACTTGGAATTTTTATGGGGGCTATGGACTCTGGAATAGTATCACCAGCAAGAAATGTAATAGCTAGTGGACTTGGAATATCAGAATCAGCTAGCGTGTGGATGATAACCATATATACTTTAGCATATGCTGTATCTATGCCAATAACAGGTAAGTTAGCAGATACATATGGTAGAAAAAAGGTATATATGATTTGTGTTACATTATTTGCCACAGGTTCTTTACTTTGTGGAATATCAGATATAGTAGGGAGCTATGGATTTTTACTAACTTCAAGAGTTATCGAAGCAATAGGTGGCGGAGGTATAATGCCAATAGCCACAGCATATATAGGCTCATCTTTCCCTGAAGAAAAAAGAGGGTCAGCACTTGGATTAGTTGGAGGAATATATGGAATAGCAACTGTTCTTGGACCAACGCTAGGAAGTTTTATACTTTCTGTGGCTGGAGATGGTAAATGGGGATATTTATTTTTAATAAATGTACCTATAAGCATTATTATAATAGGAGCAGCGTTAAAACTAGAAGAAAATAAAAAAGACTCAGATATTAAAAAAATGGACATTTGGGGGTCTTTAATATTAAGTATTTTAATTGCATCATTAATGTATGCTTTAACAAATCTTAAATTCTATGATTTTGGAAATTCAATTAAGACATTAGATGTTTGGCCATATTTATTAATATCTATAATAATGGTTCCAATATTTATATATATAGAAAAAAGAGCAGAAGACCCTGTCTTAAACTTAAGTTTCTTTACTAATAAGCAAATAGCATTAACTTTATTTATAAGTCTTATAGTGGGATGTGGACTTATGAGTACTGTATTTTTACCACAATTTGCTGAAAATGTATTAAAGTTAAAAAGAGGTAGTGGTGGCTATATAGTAACTTTATTTGCTGTATTTACTGGTATATCAGCTCCACTTGGTGGTAAGTTTATAGATAAATTTGGTGTTAAGAGATTATTATTACTAGGATTTTTAGCTAATATATTCGGTGTATTATATCAGGCAGTTATAACTGCAAATCATCCCAATTTCACAAACTTAACTATAGGATTAGTATTTATGGGCATAGGTATGGGATTTACCATGGGAACACCTGTAAATTATTTAATGATGAGTTTAGTTAAACCAGAAGAAATATCAATGGGGCAATCAACAGTTTCATTACTTCGCTCTATAGGTGTAGCTATATCACCTAACTTACTGATAAACTTCGTATCAGATGCAGGCAGAAATGTACCAGGTGCAATAGAAAAAGTAATGCCACATATACAAGGGATAACAGGAGGTGCATTAGGAAGTAGTACAGCATCAGCAGATATGATGAATAAATTACAAAATGCAGATGTTACTAATATATTTGAAACAGTTAAATCTTTTATGATGTCTATGCTCAATGGTATACAACATACTATGTCAGTAAATCCTAATATGGATTTTGCAGCATTAAAAAGTAATTACTTAACAAGTTTAGATAAAGCTAAACCAGCCATAGAAAATGCGTATCAATACACTATGAATCAAGGTTATGCTCACTTATTTATAGGTGTAGCTGTTATATCATTACTTGGTTTAATTGCATCTTTATTTATAAAAAGCAAAAAGAAATCTAAATAG